In Solanum pennellii chromosome 3, SPENNV200, a single window of DNA contains:
- the LOC114076497 gene encoding uncharacterized protein LOC114076497: protein MGDERVGELHNDEPSEHELTDSDDMYDDDDDNVDNAPNAPNASVEDQSINYHSTAIPYLDHTEENAEDFIYTRDDGSIRTTLWNSNNPKHIQSGMLFMNKMQMKSAVRAYSLAIKKEFLCDQSKSKSWKVICKRHELGCDWMIRFREISSGMWKTGKMVEPHTCLTDNYKEDHFNLNDNMIATSLIPYVMQNPDINIKMIREIIKGKHHYTPSYRKAQKGRRKAFRMVYGDFESSFKALPRYMAALQLFNPGTIIEWEHHSTTMQGEQIFKFLFWAFKQNIDGFKSCRPVISIDGTHLYGSYDIKLLIAVGIDANGNIFPLAYALVARESFESWSWFLKLLWTHVVCERQEIGLISDRHQGILQCVQSYDWLSPPNTYNRFCVRHLKANLNKKFVNSKLENLMWLAAAEHQEKKFVQQMQQIKTLSPAAYEWLNEFPLEKWTMYKDGGRRWGAMTTNVSKSYNGLLKKAQRIPVTAMVRMTFKDPVDHFVERNNLAIALLQSNMPWPLAIGKKFNDYYQRAQGNTDMMTYNTGDGVFEILTFAHDGKGGNVHKVTAKGKKCSCGKWRNYHMPCSHAIKFCGLRGIEPKSYVS, encoded by the exons atgGGTGATGAACGAGTTGGTGAGTTGCACAATGATGAACCTTCCGAGCATGAATTAACAGACAGTGATGATATgtatgacgacgatgatgataatgtgGATAATGCACCTAATGCACCTAATGCATCTGTTGAAGATCaaagtattaattatcattCTACAGCGATTCCATACTTAGATCACACTGAAGAAAATGCAGAAGATTTTATCTACACGAGAGATGACGGTTCCATTCGAACGACACTTTGGAATTCAAACAATCCTAAACATATCCAGTCAG GTAtgttatttatgaataagatGCAAATGAAATCTGCAGTAAGAGCATATAGTCTTgctattaaaaaagaatttctttGTGATCAATCCAAAAGTAAAAGTTGGAAAGTTATTTGCAAGCGTCATGAGTTAGGGTGTGATTGGATGATTCGGTTTAGAGAGATTTCAAGCGGTATGTGGAAGACAGGAAAAATGGTTGAACCGCATACTTGTCTTACAGATAACTATAAGGAGGATCATTTCAATTTGAATGATAACATGATTGCCACTTCATTAATACCATATGTTATGCAAAATCCGGACATAAATATTAAGATGATCCGTGAAATTATCAAAGGAAAACATCACTATACTCCTAGTTACAGAAAAGCACAAAAAGGTCGAAGAAAAGCATTTCGAATGGTTTATGGTGATTTTGAAAGTTCATTTAAGGCATTACCTCGATACATGGCTGCACTACAATTATTCAATCCAGGCACTATTATTGAGTGGGAGCATCATTCTACAACAATGCAAGGTGagcaaatttttaaatttcttttttgggCTTTTAAACAGAACATTGATGGTTTCAAAAGTTGTCGGCCGGTAATTTCTATCGACGGCACACATCTTTATGGTTCGTATGATATCAAATTGTTAATTGCGGTTGGAATTGATGCGAATGGAAATATTTTTCCACTTGCATATGCTTTAGTTGCACGTGAGAGTTTTGAGTCTTGGTCATGGTTTCTCAAGTTATTATGGACACATGTAGTTTGTGAACGACAAGAAATTGGTCTTATTTCTGACCGTCATCAAGGAATCTTGCAGTGCGTTCAATCTTATGATTGGTTGAGTCCACCCAACACATATAATAGATTTTGTGTTCGACATTTAAAagcaaatttaaataaaaaatttgtaaatagtAAACTCGAAAATCTAATGTGGTTGGCTGCTGCTGAGCATCAGGAGAAAAAGTTTGTGCAACAGATGCAACAAATCAAAACATTGTCTCCTGCAGCATATGAATGGTTAAATGAATTTCCTTTGGAAAAATGGACAATGTATAAGGATGGTGGTCGTAGATGGGGTGCCATGACGACAAATGTGTCTAAGTCATATAATGGTTTATTGAAAAAAGCTCAGAGGATTCCTGTGACTGCCATGGTTCGAATGACGTTCAAAGATCCCGTTGATCATTTTGTCGAAAGAAACAATCTTGCAATTGCATTACTTCAAAGTAATATGCCATGGCCTCTTGCGATAggtaaaaaatttaatgattattatcAAAGAGCTCAAGGGAACACAGATATGATGACTTACAACACAGGTGATGGAGTTTTTGAAATTCTTACTTTTGCTCATGATGGTAAAGGTGGAAATGTCCACAAGGTTACTGCAAAAGGTAAGAAATGTTCTTGTGGAAAATGGAGAAACTATCATATGCCTTGTTCGCATGCCATCAAATTTTGTGGACTTCGCGGAATCGAACCAAAATCTTATGTAAGTTAA